In the Lepisosteus oculatus isolate fLepOcu1 chromosome 6, fLepOcu1.hap2, whole genome shotgun sequence genome, one interval contains:
- the LOC107078179 gene encoding uncharacterized protein, protein MPCVPLRQWRELARSSPSLPRGRQHLRDPGGQGRALPSRASPLPCAPAAVGASSRPGERAGFARTDTQDRGRRGLDAGKAGESYRLRAPDGRTESAAGAHRCPPGQKAHLPAGVRERRKIRGNTFLPLVCLSRSKQRAAGREGRGGQLASAQLSSRLRPFGETKKTLDICTQTYTPPNIGPSLLPPRPGSALSVVCNSPSSRLSPSAASCLHSPGAKDINCRLRVLSRSDPGTMPSTGTAGPKVHRLHCILDPEALGVVTVLLGIFQLLLAIPVYYTDLQPPRVLITPVLIGVLFIIAGSFSIACEKSPSRQLLRGCLYSNGAGLLVALCAVFVYSVSLHQIPKAESCESHGPDVTICQLTAAFRGMTIGVAALLMIYDIAALVLQSVLAFCALRELK, encoded by the exons ATGCCGTGTGTCCCTCTGCGCCAGTGGCGGGAGCTCGCCCGTAGCTCTCCCAGCCTGCCGCGGGGGCGGCAGCACCTACGGGACCCCGGCGGACAGGGCCGTGCACTCCCATCACGGGCTTCCCCGCTCCCGTGCGCTCCGGCCGCTGTTGGGGCTTCTAGCCGTCCGGGCGAGAGAGCTGGTTTTGCTCGGACGGACACGCAGGACCGCGGCCGCCGTGGGCTCGACGCGGGGAAAGCAGGAGAAAGCTACAGACTCCGAGCGCCGGACGGGCGCACAGAGAGCGCGGCGGGAGCACATCGCTGTCCGCCGGGACAGAAGGCGCACTTACCTGCAGGCGTCAGGGAGCGGAGGAAGATCCGAGGAAACACGTTTCTTCCGCTCGTCTGCCTCAGCAGGAGCAAGCAGCGCGCGGCGGGGCGAGAGGGGCGCGGGGGGCAGCTCGCGAGCGCACAGCTCTCCTCCCGTCTCCGCCCTTTCGGGGAAACCAAAAAAACACTGGACATTTGCACACAAACATACACCCCCCCCAATATCGGCCCCTCTCTGCTCCCTCCTCGTCCTGGCTCCGCGCTCAGTGTTGTTTGTAACTCTCCGTCCTCCcgcctctctccctctgcagcGTCGTGTCTCCACAGCCCCGGCGCGAAGGATATAAACTGCCGTCTACGCGTCTTGTCCAG GTCTGACCCAGGGACGATGCCAAGCACCGGGACTGCGGGTCCGAAAGTCCATCGCCTCCATTGCATCTTGGATCCCGAGGCCCTAGGG GTGGTGACGGTGCTCCTGGGAATCTTCCAGCTGCTCCTGGCCATTCCCGTTTACTACACTGACCTCCAGCCCCCAAGAGTTCTCATCACCCCCGTCCTCATCGGCGTGCTG tttATTATAGCAGGGTCTTTTTCCATTGCTTGTGAGAAATCACCCAGTAGGCAGCTG CTACGGGGATGTCTGTACAGTAACGGAGCTGGCCTGTTGGTGGCACTGTGTGCAGTTTTTGTGTATTCAGTATCCCTACACCAAATCCCGAAAGCAGAGTCTTGCGAGTCACATGGACCAGATGTCACTATTTGCCAGCTTACTGCAGCGTTCAGG GGTATGACAATTGGTGTCGCCGCCCTGCTGATGATCTATGACATCGCAGCTCTTGTTCTACAGTCTGTTCTTGCCTTCTGTGCACTAAGAGAGCTGAAGTGA
- the tmem176 gene encoding transmembrane protein 176 has protein sequence MAVSISRDLSVTLTDSSNDKLADRQWLVKESIARGEPKALGVSEVMVGVLVICFAAPLMAGDVTEVLNFGVPWWSGVMFIVSGAVAIVTEKHTTLLAVQVCLAATALAAVVSLVAVIIYFVDLFSNPETGCTSDSEETGDCNGHQQFATAFSRGVKSSLLVFTVVQTVISFFLSIFLFREKKKFTPYTALNLSAPPTPTTTGFPVMN, from the exons atgGCAGTCTCTATCTCTCGTGACCTCTCAGTGACGCTGACAGACAGCAGTAATGACAAGCTGGCAGACAGACAGTGGCTGGTGAAGGAGAGTATAGCGAGAGGAGAGCCCAAGGCCCTCGGG GTGTCGGAGGTGATGGTGGGGGTGCTCGTGATCTGCTTCGCTGCCCCCCTCATGGCCGGCGATGTGACAGAGGTGCTGAACTTCGGCGTGCCCTGGTGGAGTGGGGTCATG tTCATCGTTTCAGGAGCTGTGgctatagtgacggagaagcaCACTACTCTCTTGGct GTGCAAGTGTGCCTGGCTGCCACCGCCCTGGCCGCGGTCGTGTCCCTGGTGGCCGTGATCATCTACTTCGTGGATCTGTTCAGCAACCCGGAGACGGGCTGCACATCCGACTCCGAGGAGACGGGAGACTGCAATGGTCACCAGCAGTTCGCCACG gcCTTCTCTCGGGGAGTGAAGTCTTCTCTCCTGGTGTTCACGGTGGTTCAGACTGTCATCAGCTTCTTCCTCAGCATCTTCCTCTTCCGAGAGAAGAAGAAGTTCACCCCCTACACG GCTCTGAACCTGAGCGCCCCACCGACTCCCACGACAACCGGATTCCCAGTTATGAACTGA